A genomic segment from Perca flavescens isolate YP-PL-M2 chromosome 13, PFLA_1.0, whole genome shotgun sequence encodes:
- the epd gene encoding ependymin has translation MYAAFTLFVFICLTATTHADHHQPCHAPNMTGFMTALSLKGEVKAFGAFTYDSMGKKLRFRSNESHPVNTSVGLDVLMFFDKGIFYEIDLKNQSCEKKTLQCTQHPLDIPDDATFMTTVNTGNPSIEGEGLKINAWTGSMPDKKGKYYMAVTMECLPVSTFYFYESSSFLFSLTEIDTEIKDPDLLMVPSICLGQPLEATPEGTVHSFLNEFM, from the exons ATGTATGCAGCTTTTACGCTCTTCGTCTTCATCTGCTTGACTGCCACCACCCATGCAGATCACCATCAGCCTTGTC ATGCACCCAATATGACAGGATTCATGACTGCC TTAAGCCTTAAGGGTGAAGTGAAAGCATTTGGTGCATTCACTTATGACTCAATGGGCAAGAAACTACGGTTCAGATCAAACGAGAGCCACCCCGTCAACACATCCGTAGGTTTGGATGTGCTGATGTTTTTCGATAAG GGGATATTCTATGAGATTGACCTCAAAAACCAGAGctgtgagaaaaaaacattgcaatGCACCCAGCACCCTCTAGATATCCCCGATGATGCAACGTTCATGACTACAGTAAACACTGGGAATCCATCCATTGAAGGGGAGGGATTAAAAATCAATGCATGGACAGGATCAATGCCAGACAAGAAAG GCAAGTACTACATGGCTGTTACCATGGAATGTTTGCCTGTGAGCACATTCTACTTCTATGAGTCCTCATCATTCCTTTTCAG CCTCACGGAGATTGACACCGAGATCAAGGATCCTGATCTCCTCATGGTGCCCTCCATTTGTCTGGGACAGCCTTTGGAGGCGACACCTGAAGGGACCGTCCATAGCTTCCTCAACGAGTTCATGTAG